The proteins below are encoded in one region of Nonomuraea helvata:
- a CDS encoding roadblock/LC7 domain-containing protein, with protein sequence MTRNSNLDWLITDFVRSVPGVAHAAVVSSDGLPLAVSAGFPPGRANQLAAVASGLASLTQGAASLFGGGPVVQTAVEMQRGLMLNVSISDGSCLAVLAAPDCDMGVVAYQMTLLADRAGQVLTPALRSRQIR encoded by the coding sequence ATGACCCGCAACAGCAACCTCGACTGGTTGATCACCGACTTCGTCCGCTCCGTCCCCGGTGTGGCGCACGCCGCCGTCGTCTCCTCCGACGGGCTGCCCCTGGCCGTCTCGGCCGGATTCCCTCCCGGGCGCGCCAACCAGCTGGCCGCCGTCGCCTCGGGGCTGGCCAGCCTGACGCAGGGCGCGGCCTCGCTGTTCGGGGGCGGCCCCGTCGTCCAGACCGCCGTCGAGATGCAGCGCGGGCTCATGCTGAACGTCTCGATCAGTGACGGATCCTGCCTGGCCGTACTGGCCGCCCCGGACTGCGACATGGGCGTGGTGGCGTACCAGATGACCCTCCTGGCCGACCGGGCCGGGCAGGTGCTCACCCCGGCGCTGCGCTCCCGGCAGATCAGGTGA
- a CDS encoding DUF742 domain-containing protein codes for MTDPRGGGGWQPPSDPDEQDQESPVRPYAVTGGRTAPRIELAMEALVCSADAPPHAFALITPEYAAISELCRQVRSVAEVAAVLRIPLGVARVLIADMTAEGLLRLHHPRLPGGRPDPGLLERVLSGLQRL; via the coding sequence ATGACCGACCCCCGCGGGGGTGGCGGCTGGCAGCCGCCGTCCGACCCCGACGAGCAGGACCAGGAGTCGCCCGTCCGGCCGTACGCGGTGACCGGCGGGCGCACCGCGCCGCGCATCGAGCTGGCGATGGAGGCCCTGGTCTGCTCCGCTGACGCCCCGCCGCACGCCTTCGCCCTCATCACCCCCGAGTACGCCGCCATCAGCGAGCTGTGCCGGCAGGTCCGCTCGGTGGCCGAGGTGGCGGCGGTGCTGCGGATCCCGCTCGGCGTCGCCCGCGTGCTCATCGCCGACATGACGGCCGAGGGGCTCCTGCGGCTGCACCATCCGCGGCTGCCCGGCGGCCGGCCGGACCCCGGCCTGCTGGAACGGGTGCTCAGCGGCCTGCAACGGCTCTGA
- a CDS encoding YybH family protein, translated as MTEYAKAMRPEDITRLFVERSNAGDAAGVAALYAEDAVLAYPPGSQTVGREAIRELWEKVLAGRPHFEPEEPLPTLVFGDIALTSTPPKDGTGARAQVVRRQPDGSWLRIIDQPEFVPPAG; from the coding sequence ATGACGGAGTACGCCAAGGCCATGCGGCCCGAGGACATCACACGCCTGTTCGTCGAGCGGTCCAACGCCGGCGACGCGGCCGGCGTCGCCGCGCTGTACGCGGAGGACGCGGTGCTGGCCTACCCGCCCGGCAGTCAGACGGTGGGCCGGGAGGCGATCCGCGAGCTGTGGGAGAAGGTGCTGGCCGGGCGGCCGCACTTCGAGCCGGAGGAGCCGCTGCCGACCCTGGTCTTCGGTGACATCGCGCTCACCTCGACGCCGCCCAAGGACGGGACCGGCGCGCGGGCGCAGGTCGTACGGCGCCAGCCGGACGGGAGCTGGCTACGCATCATCGACCAGCCCGAGTTCGTCCCGCCCGCCGGCTGA
- a CDS encoding LysR family transcriptional regulator translates to MELRQLEYFVAVAEEQNFTRAAERVHISQSGVSAQIRQLERELGAELFDRSGRTATLTVAGKAALEHARAALAAAGAVGEAVGEVTDLIRGRLTLGMVIGCTITPLFDALAAFHGAHPGVEISLLEDNSDRLVEAVRAGTLDLALVGTATAALEGLEALTIISERLVVTVPPGHPLAALPQVTLRDLSTYPIVCMPPGTGLRAVFDQACAAQSLRPVIALQASAADAIADLAARGVAVGILSASMADRHADRLTARTIADVEAPALVALVWRAGHRPAVRELLAHARRAFALG, encoded by the coding sequence ATGGAGCTGAGGCAGTTGGAGTACTTCGTCGCGGTCGCCGAGGAGCAGAACTTCACGCGGGCCGCCGAGCGGGTGCACATCAGCCAGTCCGGCGTCAGCGCGCAGATCCGCCAGCTGGAGCGCGAGCTGGGGGCCGAGCTGTTCGACCGGTCGGGGCGCACTGCCACGCTGACGGTCGCGGGCAAGGCTGCGCTCGAGCACGCCAGGGCCGCGCTGGCCGCCGCGGGGGCGGTCGGCGAGGCGGTGGGCGAGGTCACCGACCTGATCCGAGGGCGGCTCACCCTCGGGATGGTGATCGGGTGCACGATCACGCCGCTGTTCGACGCGCTCGCCGCCTTCCACGGGGCGCATCCCGGGGTGGAGATCAGCCTGCTGGAGGACAACTCCGACCGCCTCGTCGAAGCGGTCCGCGCCGGCACCCTCGACCTGGCCCTCGTCGGCACCGCCACCGCCGCCCTCGAAGGGCTGGAGGCGCTCACGATCATCAGCGAGCGCCTCGTCGTGACCGTCCCGCCCGGCCATCCCCTGGCCGCGCTCCCCCAGGTCACCTTGCGCGACCTGAGCACGTACCCGATCGTGTGCATGCCGCCCGGCACCGGGCTGCGCGCCGTCTTTGACCAGGCGTGCGCCGCGCAGAGCCTCCGCCCTGTGATCGCCCTGCAGGCCAGCGCCGCCGACGCCATCGCCGACCTCGCCGCGCGCGGCGTCGCCGTCGGCATCCTCAGCGCCTCGATGGCCGACCGCCACGCCGACCGCCTCACCGCCCGCACCATCGCCGACGTCGAAGCCCCCGCCCTGGTCGCGCTGGTGTGGCGGGCCGGGCACCGCCCCGCCGTACGCGAACTGCTCGCGCACGCGCGCCGTGCCTTCGCGCTCGGTTGA
- a CDS encoding NAD(P)/FAD-dependent oxidoreductase: MTSPRIAVVGAGLGGLTLARVLQVHGLPVTVYEREPSPDARSQGGTLDMHAGSGQTALEKAGLLDRFRALARPEGQERRIVDETGAMLRHEEPADGDESMPEIDRGQLRGLLIDSLAEGTVRWGRPVDAVTGEGRVLFPDGTGEDFDLVVGADGAWSRVRPSLSKEVPSYTGVTFVETGFDEARHPEQGRLVGNGSFSAYGPNKALLAQRSSNGRIRVYVAFRGPQDLPVPEVLALFDGWAESLRDLLRHVDDEFVTRSLFALPVGHSWEHTPGITLLGDAAHLMPPLGVGANLAMLEGAELADALAAAADIDEAVRAYESAMLPRAARWARFTTDGLAALFSPEGVKGALRLFDSMK; this comes from the coding sequence ATGACCTCTCCCCGCATCGCCGTCGTCGGAGCCGGGCTCGGCGGCCTCACTCTCGCCCGGGTCCTGCAGGTGCACGGGCTCCCCGTCACCGTCTACGAACGCGAGCCGTCCCCGGACGCCCGCTCCCAGGGCGGCACCCTCGACATGCACGCCGGCTCGGGACAGACGGCGCTCGAGAAGGCCGGCCTGCTCGACCGGTTCCGCGCCCTGGCCCGCCCGGAGGGGCAGGAGCGGCGGATCGTCGACGAGACCGGCGCCATGCTGCGCCACGAGGAGCCCGCCGACGGTGACGAGAGCATGCCGGAGATCGACCGGGGTCAGCTGCGCGGCCTGCTCATCGACTCGCTCGCCGAGGGCACCGTCCGCTGGGGCCGCCCCGTGGACGCGGTCACCGGCGAGGGCCGCGTGCTCTTCCCCGACGGCACCGGCGAGGACTTCGACCTGGTCGTCGGCGCCGACGGAGCCTGGTCCCGGGTACGTCCGAGCCTGTCGAAGGAGGTGCCCTCCTACACCGGCGTCACCTTCGTCGAGACCGGCTTCGACGAGGCGCGCCATCCCGAGCAGGGGCGCCTGGTCGGCAACGGCAGCTTCTCCGCGTACGGCCCGAACAAGGCCCTGCTCGCGCAGCGCAGCAGCAACGGCCGCATCCGCGTGTACGTCGCCTTCCGCGGCCCGCAGGACCTGCCGGTCCCGGAGGTGCTGGCGTTGTTCGACGGGTGGGCGGAGAGCCTGCGCGACCTCCTGCGGCACGTCGACGACGAGTTCGTCACGCGCTCGCTGTTCGCCCTGCCCGTCGGCCACTCCTGGGAGCACACCCCGGGCATCACCCTGCTGGGTGACGCGGCGCACCTGATGCCACCGCTCGGCGTGGGCGCCAACCTCGCCATGCTCGAGGGCGCCGAACTGGCCGACGCCCTCGCCGCCGCGGCCGACATCGATGAGGCGGTCCGCGCTTACGAGAGTGCCATGCTGCCCCGCGCGGCGCGCTGGGCCCGGTTCACCACGGACGGGCTGGCGGCCCTCTTCTCACCCGAAGGCGTCAAGGGGGCGCTGCGCCTTTTCGACTCGATGAAGTGA
- a CDS encoding TetR/AcrR family transcriptional regulator — protein MTAPQEPMLIWERPEPPSRPAPSPLSRERIVRAAIDLADRDGLDAVSLRKVAAALDAGPMRLYGYLSTKEELLDLMVDEVYGEIVPSGPAGDDWRAALRDLARRTRQATLRHEWFADLLGGRPQLGPNALAYLEAALASLGDTPLSAVVQVVSTVNAYVLGAVRREVTELRAERATGMDEHAWHVAKGPYLVRMLATGRYPAVARFVHGADAEPDFDEGLERVLDGVAPLVSGGR, from the coding sequence ATGACGGCACCACAGGAGCCGATGCTCATCTGGGAGCGGCCCGAGCCGCCGAGCCGGCCGGCGCCCAGCCCGCTGAGCAGGGAGCGGATCGTCCGCGCGGCCATCGACCTCGCCGACCGCGACGGGCTCGACGCGGTCTCCCTGCGCAAGGTCGCCGCCGCGCTCGACGCCGGCCCGATGCGGCTGTACGGCTACCTGTCCACCAAGGAAGAGCTGCTGGACCTGATGGTGGACGAGGTCTACGGCGAGATCGTCCCCTCCGGGCCCGCCGGAGACGACTGGCGGGCGGCATTGCGGGATCTGGCGCGCCGCACCAGGCAGGCCACCCTGCGCCACGAGTGGTTCGCCGACCTGCTGGGCGGGCGGCCGCAGCTCGGGCCCAACGCGCTGGCGTACCTCGAAGCCGCCCTGGCTAGTCTGGGCGACACTCCGCTCAGCGCCGTGGTCCAGGTCGTCAGCACCGTGAACGCGTACGTGCTCGGCGCGGTCAGACGCGAGGTCACCGAGCTGCGGGCCGAGCGGGCCACCGGCATGGACGAGCACGCGTGGCACGTCGCCAAGGGGCCCTACCTCGTCCGGATGCTGGCCACCGGTCGCTACCCCGCGGTGGCCAGGTTCGTCCATGGCGCGGACGCCGAGCCCGACTTCGACGAGGGCCTGGAGCGCGTGCTCGACGGAGTGGCCCCGCTCGTCAGCGGCGGGCGATGA
- a CDS encoding MerR family transcriptional regulator: protein MRIGELAALLGVSTRTVRHYHQQGILPEPPRRANGYREYGVRDAIALARVRRLVELGLSLEEARDVIADDRSRALSEILAELDADLARQEHEIRLRRARLAEVLEGARTGTLGPDETASPELVALLRAVDLPASKAAAWDRDLLVLMDSMGTDADREQAFGMFGSLAADPEVTARGHEFYRRLDELTDASPDDPRVAPLAAMLADYSVEHLLAHTGLHDWEPGMMEPFLDGLAPAQAEVVRQAMRLIARR, encoded by the coding sequence ATGCGAATCGGAGAGCTCGCCGCGCTGCTCGGGGTGTCCACGCGTACCGTGCGCCACTACCACCAGCAGGGCATCCTGCCGGAGCCGCCGCGCCGGGCCAACGGCTACCGCGAGTACGGCGTGCGCGACGCGATCGCTCTGGCCCGCGTCCGGCGCCTCGTCGAGCTCGGGCTGAGCCTGGAGGAGGCGCGCGACGTGATCGCGGACGACCGCTCCAGGGCGTTGTCCGAGATCCTCGCCGAGCTCGACGCGGATCTGGCCAGGCAGGAGCACGAGATCCGGCTGCGCCGTGCCCGTCTGGCCGAGGTGCTCGAGGGGGCCAGGACCGGGACGCTGGGCCCCGACGAGACGGCCTCGCCCGAGCTGGTGGCTCTCCTGCGCGCGGTGGACCTGCCTGCCTCTAAGGCGGCGGCCTGGGATCGCGACCTGCTGGTGCTGATGGACAGCATGGGGACGGACGCCGATCGGGAGCAGGCGTTCGGGATGTTCGGCTCGCTGGCCGCCGATCCGGAGGTGACGGCGCGCGGGCACGAGTTCTACCGGCGGCTCGACGAGCTGACGGACGCCTCGCCGGACGATCCGAGGGTGGCGCCGCTGGCCGCGATGCTCGCCGACTACAGCGTGGAGCACCTGCTGGCGCACACGGGCCTGCACGACTGGGAGCCGGGGATGATGGAGCCGTTCCTCGACGGGCTCGCGCCCGCCCAGGCCGAGGTCGTACGGCAGGCGATGCGCCTCATCGCCCGCCGCTGA
- a CDS encoding nitroreductase/quinone reductase family protein, with the protein MPIDFNQQIIDEFRANRGQVGGPFEGARLLLLTTVGAKTGRSHTTPLGYLPDGDRVLIIASAGGSPRHPAWYHNLVANPQVTVEDGVFTYQAKAVVLEGDERERMFARAVESDPGWGRYQDTSGRTLPVVALIPAFGPPTGPLGDALKQVHDAFRRELARIRAEVAASGPRLGAQLRVNCLTMCRNLHEHHSREDGSMIPALEDRYPELAPVMARLHAEHETVQQLLQQLQTLLAADDADPALLLDEVNRLTREVEAHLDYEEEYLVPLLNHG; encoded by the coding sequence ATGCCCATTGACTTCAACCAGCAGATCATTGACGAATTCCGGGCCAACCGCGGTCAGGTCGGCGGCCCGTTCGAAGGAGCCAGGCTGCTCCTGCTGACGACCGTCGGAGCGAAGACAGGCAGGTCCCACACGACGCCGCTCGGTTACCTGCCCGACGGCGACCGCGTCCTGATCATCGCCTCCGCCGGCGGCTCGCCCCGGCACCCGGCCTGGTACCACAACCTCGTCGCCAACCCACAGGTCACCGTGGAGGACGGCGTCTTCACCTACCAGGCGAAGGCGGTCGTGCTGGAGGGTGACGAACGCGAGCGCATGTTCGCCCGCGCCGTCGAGTCCGACCCCGGATGGGGCCGCTACCAGGACACCTCCGGCCGGACCCTGCCCGTGGTGGCGCTCATCCCGGCCTTCGGCCCGCCGACCGGTCCCTTGGGCGACGCGCTCAAGCAGGTCCACGACGCCTTCCGCAGGGAGCTGGCCCGCATCCGCGCGGAGGTCGCCGCGTCGGGCCCGCGCCTGGGCGCGCAGCTGCGCGTCAACTGCCTGACCATGTGCCGCAACCTCCACGAGCACCACTCGCGCGAGGACGGGTCCATGATCCCGGCACTGGAGGACCGGTATCCGGAGCTCGCCCCCGTCATGGCGCGGCTGCATGCCGAGCACGAGACCGTCCAGCAACTGCTCCAGCAGCTCCAGACCCTCCTCGCCGCCGACGACGCGGACCCCGCCCTCCTCCTGGACGAGGTCAACCGCCTCACTCGGGAGGTCGAGGCGCATCTGGACTACGAGGAGGAGTACCTCGTACCTCTGCTGAACCACGGCTGA
- a CDS encoding response regulator transcription factor, with translation MNAAATSPLSNAPIKVLLADDEGLVRSGFKVLLDLEEDITVVGEATNGAEAVERARATRPDVVLMDIRMPKMDGIQATAQIAETRGLEQVRVLILTTYDTDEYVFDALQAGASGFLLKDAGPAELLHAIRVIAAGEALLAPRITRRLIGQFTARRTAARAAEDRLAVLTDREREVLALVGQGLSNHEIGAELFLSPATARTHVSRAMAKLGARDRAQLVVIAYQTGLVSPAM, from the coding sequence GTGAACGCGGCGGCCACCTCCCCGTTGAGCAACGCTCCGATCAAGGTGTTGCTCGCCGATGACGAGGGCCTCGTGCGATCGGGGTTCAAGGTCCTGCTCGACCTCGAGGAGGACATCACGGTGGTGGGGGAGGCCACCAACGGCGCCGAAGCCGTCGAACGGGCCCGCGCCACCCGCCCTGACGTCGTGCTGATGGACATCCGCATGCCCAAGATGGACGGGATTCAAGCCACCGCCCAGATCGCCGAGACACGCGGGTTGGAGCAGGTCCGGGTCCTCATCCTCACCACCTACGACACCGACGAGTACGTCTTCGATGCCTTGCAGGCCGGAGCCAGCGGCTTCCTGCTCAAAGACGCCGGGCCGGCCGAGCTCCTGCATGCCATCCGGGTGATCGCCGCCGGAGAGGCGCTGCTCGCGCCGCGGATCACCCGACGCCTCATCGGCCAGTTCACCGCGCGACGAACAGCCGCGCGGGCCGCGGAGGACCGGCTCGCGGTCCTGACCGACCGCGAGCGCGAAGTCCTGGCCCTGGTGGGGCAGGGCCTGAGCAACCACGAGATCGGTGCCGAGCTGTTTCTCAGCCCGGCCACCGCGCGCACCCATGTAAGCCGTGCGATGGCGAAACTGGGTGCGCGCGACCGTGCACAGCTGGTCGTCATCGCTTACCAGACAGGACTGGTCAGCCCTGCGATGTAG
- a CDS encoding sensor histidine kinase encodes MKHRAVSLRLPALAQDVLLALFITVMQVQGTIVRNAGEVVQRPLTDLGNLGYVLLILSGVVVAVRRRWPLPVFVTAALASLVYYGLDFPDGPGWLGLFVALYTLAAYGDGRRSLVIAGVGTSVLAIVWLVAAADIEPRAAIGWVFFRIGASVMSAALGESVRSRQVIAAEAQQRAELAERTREEEARARVDAERLRIAREVHDTVAHAIAIINVQSGVTAHVLDKRPEMARKALRAIEQTSSRALREMRAILGVLRDDDGDDNEGRVPYPGLGQVDGLAAKAREAGLDIKLEETSPAAPVPSAVGSAAYRIVQESITNVVRHVGPTRVTVALHPGVEALEIRVTDEGRRAAPGHDSDNPRLPARHPSGTGSPAKPGRGIVGMRERCQLLGGELDAGPTPGGGFEVRARLPLAPTGSRL; translated from the coding sequence ATGAAACACCGCGCCGTGTCGTTGCGCCTGCCCGCGCTGGCGCAGGACGTGTTGCTCGCGCTCTTCATCACCGTGATGCAGGTGCAGGGCACGATCGTCCGCAACGCCGGCGAGGTGGTACAGCGTCCCCTCACCGACCTTGGAAACCTGGGATATGTCCTGCTGATCCTGAGTGGTGTGGTCGTCGCCGTCCGCCGCCGGTGGCCGCTGCCGGTGTTCGTCACCGCCGCGCTCGCCAGCTTGGTCTACTACGGCCTCGACTTCCCGGACGGGCCCGGCTGGCTCGGGCTCTTCGTCGCCCTGTACACCCTGGCCGCCTACGGCGACGGGCGCCGGTCGCTGGTGATCGCCGGCGTGGGCACCTCGGTGCTGGCCATCGTCTGGCTGGTCGCCGCGGCCGACATCGAGCCACGCGCCGCCATCGGCTGGGTGTTCTTCCGGATCGGCGCGTCCGTCATGAGCGCCGCCCTTGGCGAGTCCGTCCGGTCCCGGCAGGTCATCGCGGCAGAAGCTCAGCAGCGGGCTGAGCTGGCTGAACGCACTCGTGAGGAGGAGGCGCGGGCGCGGGTCGACGCCGAACGGCTCCGGATCGCGCGCGAGGTCCACGACACCGTCGCGCACGCCATAGCGATCATCAACGTCCAGTCCGGTGTCACCGCGCACGTGCTCGACAAGCGGCCGGAAATGGCGCGCAAGGCGCTGCGTGCCATCGAGCAGACCAGTTCCCGGGCACTGCGGGAGATGCGGGCCATCCTCGGGGTGCTGCGTGACGACGACGGTGACGACAACGAGGGGCGGGTGCCATACCCCGGGCTGGGGCAGGTCGACGGGCTGGCCGCGAAGGCACGCGAGGCGGGACTCGACATCAAGCTCGAGGAGACCTCGCCGGCGGCGCCGGTCCCCAGCGCGGTGGGAAGTGCCGCCTACCGAATCGTTCAGGAATCGATCACCAACGTGGTCCGCCACGTCGGACCGACTCGGGTGACGGTAGCGCTGCACCCCGGGGTCGAGGCCTTGGAGATCCGCGTGACCGATGAGGGCCGCCGTGCCGCGCCAGGTCATGACTCCGACAATCCGCGCCTACCAGCCCGGCATCCGAGCGGCACGGGCAGCCCGGCCAAGCCCGGCCGCGGGATCGTCGGCATGCGCGAGCGCTGCCAACTGCTGGGCGGCGAACTCGACGCCGGGCCAACCCCCGGCGGCGGGTTCGAAGTCAGGGCAAGGCTGCCCCTCGCCCCGACCGGGTCGCGCCTGTGA
- a CDS encoding DUF6223 family protein produces the protein MSALLVLAAQAASPVCTTPAECAGQGVDTFLGTPARIWASVAALVALGGVVIGWLALRSVRRSGDGAKRVAIAAVVVGLIGGLNGAVKLAVADGGLGTGNGVFGAALALALGLAGAVLGGLALDRARRTQPSG, from the coding sequence ATGTCAGCCCTGTTGGTGCTTGCCGCACAGGCGGCCTCGCCAGTCTGTACGACGCCGGCAGAATGCGCGGGCCAGGGTGTCGACACCTTCCTCGGGACCCCTGCGCGAATCTGGGCCAGCGTGGCCGCACTGGTGGCGCTGGGCGGCGTGGTCATCGGCTGGCTGGCGCTCCGCTCCGTCCGTCGTAGCGGCGACGGCGCGAAGAGGGTAGCCATCGCGGCTGTGGTGGTGGGGCTGATCGGCGGGCTCAACGGCGCGGTCAAACTGGCTGTCGCCGACGGCGGTCTCGGCACCGGCAACGGAGTGTTCGGGGCGGCCCTGGCCCTGGCGCTTGGGCTGGCCGGTGCGGTCCTCGGCGGACTGGCTCTGGACCGCGCCCGCCGCACCCAGCCGAGCGGCTGA
- a CDS encoding sulfotransferase family protein, giving the protein MWLPYPSDTYAKGVVNVCRRRTPRPQQQETDVLHVIGAGFPRTGTRSMKAALERLGFGPCYHMAEIGSNPDHVDRWLPAASGLPLDWQSVLNGYRSTQDWPASFFWREQAETYPDAKVVLTVRDPHRWYLSMQALIATRRDLPPDLPEAGAAVLRTMERLRPVLDLIGESTFGDTWDFQRGMPDEEIAVAAFHRHVAVVQKSLPADRLLVFDVREGWEPLCRFLGVEAPAGEPFPHLNDSETMQRALQQLLTDGTIDSALISGTHD; this is encoded by the coding sequence GTGTGGCTGCCCTACCCATCCGACACCTATGCCAAGGGCGTGGTCAACGTCTGCCGAAGGCGAACACCGCGGCCGCAACAGCAGGAGACTGACGTGTTACACGTGATCGGCGCGGGATTCCCGCGCACCGGAACCAGATCGATGAAGGCCGCGCTGGAAAGGCTGGGATTCGGTCCCTGCTACCACATGGCCGAAATCGGGAGCAATCCCGACCACGTCGACCGGTGGCTGCCGGCCGCCTCCGGCCTGCCGCTGGACTGGCAGAGCGTGCTCAACGGCTACCGATCCACCCAGGACTGGCCGGCCAGTTTCTTCTGGCGCGAGCAGGCAGAGACGTATCCGGACGCGAAGGTCGTCCTGACCGTCCGCGATCCGCATCGCTGGTATCTCAGCATGCAGGCTCTGATCGCCACCCGCCGGGACCTGCCGCCGGACCTGCCTGAAGCGGGGGCCGCGGTACTCAGGACGATGGAGAGGCTCCGCCCGGTTCTCGACCTCATCGGAGAGTCGACCTTCGGCGACACCTGGGACTTCCAGCGCGGCATGCCCGACGAAGAGATCGCGGTGGCGGCATTCCACCGTCACGTGGCCGTTGTCCAGAAGAGCCTGCCCGCGGATCGCCTCCTGGTGTTCGACGTCCGCGAGGGCTGGGAGCCGCTCTGCCGGTTCCTGGGCGTCGAGGCTCCCGCCGGCGAGCCGTTCCCGCACCTCAACGACTCCGAGACGATGCAGCGCGCGCTGCAACAACTGTTGACCGATGGCACCATCGACTCGGCTCTCATTTCTGGGACGCACGACTGA
- a CDS encoding DUF6223 family protein, with product MSVRHLLATAAAAPLAIVGLATPAAAQVLVQPVGAYTMTAGRLWSLVAAALGLAGIVIGGLALARSTGRIGSGTGRRGAIVALAAGLAGMVIGGLVVAAAEGGPGTGYGIVGGYVALVVGLIAMILGGLTLTRARRAG from the coding sequence ATGTCCGTCCGTCACTTGCTAGCCACCGCCGCAGCGGCCCCGCTCGCAATCGTGGGGCTCGCCACACCGGCGGCCGCGCAGGTCTTGGTCCAGCCCGTCGGTGCTTACACCATGACCGCCGGGCGTCTCTGGTCCTTGGTGGCCGCGGCGCTGGGACTGGCCGGCATCGTCATCGGCGGGTTGGCTCTGGCCCGCTCCACCGGCCGCATCGGCTCCGGCACCGGGAGAAGGGGAGCCATCGTGGCCCTGGCGGCGGGACTGGCCGGCATGGTCATCGGCGGACTGGTCGTGGCCGCCGCCGAAGGCGGTCCCGGCACTGGCTACGGGATAGTCGGAGGCTACGTGGCCCTGGTGGTAGGGCTGATCGCCATGATCCTCGGCGGGCTGACCCTGACCCGCGCCCGCCGCGCCGGCTGA
- a CDS encoding erythromycin esterase family protein produces the protein MDIKDMARPLDGAGISAFLQSLPAKPLLLGLGEARHFVGELGELRNEIFRHLVEHEGYRSFAIESDCLMGRVVDDYITTGADTLDGVMERGFSHSFGEFPANRELVRWMRAYNEEHDEKLRFFGFDGPLEYWAASPRQALTALYDLLDGPLPCTSETLDTLLGPDEPWSNEAAAMDPSQSIGQSADAQRLRLIADDLVALLETQAPRLSAEDRERAALYGRTAVGLLRYHYWMADASPARWTRLSALRDAMMAANLRAVAERGPALVFSSNLHLQRNKSVMSFGDQQLEWWSAGAITATHLGDRYAFLASAFGTVGDDAPPPDTVEGVLSTLPWDHSLVDARRLAEAITKPDPRVSRDFAYFPLDPAQLGMIDGIVFLKQAVKLKKLG, from the coding sequence ATGGACATCAAGGACATGGCCCGGCCGCTCGACGGCGCAGGCATCTCGGCATTTCTCCAGTCGCTTCCCGCCAAGCCCCTGCTGCTCGGCCTGGGAGAGGCCAGGCACTTCGTGGGAGAGCTGGGCGAGCTGCGCAACGAGATCTTCCGGCATCTGGTCGAGCACGAGGGCTACCGGTCGTTCGCCATCGAGAGCGACTGCCTCATGGGCCGCGTGGTCGACGACTACATCACGACGGGCGCGGACACGCTCGATGGCGTCATGGAACGCGGCTTCAGCCACAGCTTCGGCGAGTTCCCGGCCAACCGCGAGCTCGTGCGATGGATGCGGGCGTACAACGAGGAGCATGACGAAAAGCTGCGGTTCTTCGGGTTCGACGGCCCGCTGGAGTACTGGGCGGCGAGCCCGCGCCAGGCGCTCACCGCCCTCTACGACCTCCTCGACGGCCCGCTGCCCTGTACCAGCGAGACCCTCGACACGCTGCTCGGCCCGGACGAGCCGTGGTCGAACGAGGCCGCGGCCATGGATCCGTCGCAGTCGATCGGCCAGTCCGCCGACGCCCAGCGGCTGCGGCTGATCGCCGACGACCTGGTGGCGCTGCTCGAGACGCAGGCGCCGCGGCTGAGCGCGGAGGACAGGGAGCGGGCGGCACTGTACGGGCGCACGGCCGTCGGCCTGCTCCGCTACCACTACTGGATGGCCGACGCGTCCCCGGCACGGTGGACCCGGCTGTCGGCCCTGCGGGACGCGATGATGGCCGCCAACCTGCGTGCCGTCGCCGAGCGCGGCCCGGCTCTGGTCTTCTCCAGCAACCTCCACCTGCAGCGGAACAAGAGCGTCATGTCGTTCGGCGACCAGCAGTTGGAGTGGTGGAGCGCGGGGGCGATCACCGCGACGCATCTCGGCGACCGGTACGCCTTCCTGGCCTCGGCCTTCGGCACGGTCGGCGACGACGCCCCGCCCCCGGACACCGTCGAGGGCGTCCTGTCCACGCTCCCGTGGGACCATTCCCTCGTCGACGCCCGCCGCCTGGCCGAGGCCATCACGAAGCCCGACCCGCGCGTCTCCCGCGATTTCGCCTATTTCCCGCTGGACCCGGCCCAGCTCGGCATGATCGACGGCATCGTCTTCCTCAAGCAGGCCGTCAAGCTGAAGAAGCTGGGTTGA